A single Deltaproteobacteria bacterium DNA region contains:
- a CDS encoding J domain-containing protein, which translates to MKQPKSLVKQMTPEEIELEKKRAELSILEDELTIKELDLTTLQVALEDLRRRYLRIVGVKLAKLDDIEAQIAEILARLEPENEEVRKEAERSRTQAQESANTTESIATEEYETEPFKPSEDLKQLYRDLAKKVHPDLAPDEQARERRHRFMQEINKAYAERNEERLRSLLNEWESSPDSVSGEGTGAELIRIIRQLALVRARIEAIGKEMETLKETELYSLKLRVDEAQDAGRELLSEMAHEVDAQIVGADARLREMIKRVEKDEQRKTKQNDSKKGIH; encoded by the coding sequence ATGAAACAACCTAAATCTCTTGTAAAGCAAATGACCCCCGAAGAAATTGAACTTGAGAAAAAGCGCGCCGAGTTATCAATACTGGAAGATGAACTGACCATCAAGGAATTGGACCTGACCACATTACAGGTGGCGCTGGAAGACCTGCGCCGCCGCTACCTTCGCATCGTAGGTGTAAAGCTCGCGAAGCTCGATGATATTGAGGCACAGATCGCAGAGATTCTTGCCCGTCTTGAACCGGAGAACGAAGAAGTCAGGAAAGAGGCCGAACGTAGCCGCACTCAGGCTCAGGAATCTGCAAATACAACAGAATCAATCGCCACGGAGGAATACGAAACAGAACCGTTTAAACCATCGGAGGATCTGAAACAGCTATACCGTGATCTGGCCAAGAAGGTACATCCCGACCTCGCACCGGACGAACAGGCACGTGAGCGACGACATAGATTTATGCAGGAGATCAACAAGGCATATGCAGAAAGGAACGAGGAACGTCTACGATCCCTTCTGAATGAGTGGGAGAGCAGTCCCGATTCCGTGTCTGGTGAAGGAACAGGTGCAGAGTTGATCAGAATCATTCGCCAGCTTGCCCTTGTTCGTGCTCGTATTGAGGCGATTGGCAAGGAAATGGAAACCTTGAAAGAGACGGAACTTTACAGCTTGAAATTGAGAGTAGATGAAGCCCAGGATGCGGGCAGGGAACTCCTCTCAGAGATGGCGCACGAAGTAGACGCACAGATCGTGGGTGCCGATGCCAGACTGAGAGAAATGATCAAGCGCGTGGAGAAAGATGAACAAAGAAAAACGAAGCAGAACGATAGCAAAAAGGGTATTCATTAA
- a CDS encoding SUMF1/EgtB/PvdO family nonheme iron enzyme, which produces MTETEQKGLILRERYELTVPERALIERGLLLAESLGKKEYLCPILNAKFVLISAGTFMMGSPEDEPKRLSNETLHQVTISKPFYMQTTEVTQGQWKKVMGNNPSYSGDDNLPVEKVSWNDVQKFIRKLNKMEGTNKYRLPTEAQWEYAYRAGSTTVYFFGNDPDRLDEYAWYGNNSGAKTQPVEQKKPNAWGLYDMQGNVMEWCQDWFDAYPSHSVTDPCGPPKGAYRVHRGGCWGSYASHCRAASRSLSAPDDRFRSGFRLLRSADHDRYEPDRRENLEAEQSKSTKKKKQIAKSKHQFIAKVRETLRDGDFIAYNNGTVLDMRTNLMWAAGDNGADINWRGAKKYCENYRGGGYSDWRMPTQDELVGIYDEIKENTHGACVTDLIEITKWFVWASETDDSDAAIFGFSVGLRFWLHQSIAYSGRALPVRSGK; this is translated from the coding sequence ATGACTGAAACGGAACAAAAAGGACTGATTCTCCGGGAAAGATATGAGCTGACTGTACCAGAGCGTGCATTGATAGAACGCGGGCTTTTACTTGCGGAATCCCTTGGTAAAAAGGAATACCTCTGCCCGATTCTCAACGCCAAGTTTGTCCTGATCTCTGCCGGGACTTTCATGATGGGATCGCCTGAAGACGAACCGAAGAGATTATCTAACGAGACACTTCACCAGGTAACGATCAGCAAACCTTTCTACATGCAGACGACGGAGGTGACCCAGGGGCAGTGGAAGAAGGTGATGGGGAACAATCCGTCATATTCAGGAGATGATAACTTGCCTGTGGAGAAGGTATCTTGGAACGATGTCCAGAAATTCATTCGGAAGCTCAATAAGATGGAGGGGACGAACAAATACCGCCTGCCCACAGAAGCTCAGTGGGAATATGCTTACCGGGCGGGAAGTACAACGGTGTATTTTTTCGGGAATGATCCCGACCGTCTTGATGAATATGCTTGGTATGGAAATAATTCAGGAGCGAAAACACAACCTGTAGAACAGAAGAAGCCCAACGCCTGGGGTTTATATGATATGCAAGGCAATGTAATGGAGTGGTGTCAAGACTGGTTCGATGCTTATCCATCGCATAGCGTTACTGATCCTTGTGGACCGCCGAAGGGCGCGTACCGCGTCCATCGCGGCGGCTGCTGGGGCAGCTACGCCAGTCACTGCCGCGCGGCGTCTCGCAGCCTCAGCGCCCCGGACGACAGGTTCAGAAGCGGGTTCCGCCTTCTCAGGTCAGCGGATCATGATAGGTATGAACCCGATCGGAGAGAGAACCTGGAAGCGGAGCAGAGCAAGTCGACAAAAAAAAAGAAACAGATTGCCAAGTCAAAGCACCAGTTCATCGCTAAAGTTAGGGAAACCCTTCGGGATGGAGATTTCATTGCCTACAATAACGGGACGGTTCTGGATATGCGGACAAACCTGATGTGGGCGGCAGGGGACAACGGGGCGGATATTAATTGGCGCGGTGCTAAAAAATATTGCGAGAACTATCGCGGGGGCGGTTATTCAGACTGGCGGATGCCGACGCAGGACGAACTGGTGGGGATATATGATGAAATTAAGGAAAATACACATGGTGCTTGCGTGACGGATTTGATAGAGATTACTAAATGGTTTGTATGGGCATCAGAAACAGATGATTCCGACGCCGCCATCTTCGGTTTCAGCGTTGGCCTTCGGTTCTGGCTTCACCAGTCGATCGCCTACTCCGGCCGGGCTCTCCCGGTGCGTTCTGGCAAATAG